The following DNA comes from Streptomyces sp. NBC_00273.
AGTGCGACCACGTCTTCACCCTCTACCCAGATGGCCGCCTCGGGAGCTGCGACGAACTGCCCTGGCCCCAGGCCCGCCTCACCCAGCTGGAGTCCACGGCCGACGAGCACGAGGTGGTCCGCGCCCAGCAGGACTCCCTCCTCCTGAATCAGGGCAAAGCCCTGATGGACAAGTGCACGACCTGCGACTACCGCACCAACTGCGGCGGAGGGTGCATCGCCACCCGCTGGCGCCAGGACCCGGCCAACGATCACGACGCGTACTGCGACTACCGCATGCGGATGATCGACGGCGTCGCCGCGCTGCTGGCCCAGCCCGCACAACCCGCCGGCGCCTGGTGCCAGAGCCTGCGCTGGCGCCCGCGCACCCCGAACAGCATGCGCGACGTGAACGCCTTCCTGACCAGCTGGGACACTCCCGACCTTGTCGGCAACGAAGTCAGGCTGCACACCAGTGAGCACGGCAACATCAACACCGTGGGCCTCGCCGGTATCCACGAGGCCGACGATCTGGCCCCAGCCCACCCGATGTGGCGGGCGGCCATCGAACCCGGCGTCTGGCCGTTGGTCGACACGGTCACCCGAGCCTGGGGGCTCGTCACGTACGACAGCTGCCAGGGCCACCAGTACACCGGCGTGGACCTGGCCCCGACGGGTCTACGCATCGGACTCCTCCCCCGCGACCGCCAGGAGTACGCCCGTATTGCTGCGGCACTGTGCCGTGCCGCCACCTTCGCAAGCGCCCTCCTGCCCGCGGGCATCGAGGTCAACGTCGGCCGCTCGGAGCTCACCTGCGAGAACACGGGCACCACCACCCCGGTCCTCGACCTGAGCCTGGACCCCGGCTCAGGTCAGGGGTGGGACGGCTACTTCGCCCGCCTGAACGAGGCCACCGCTGTGTTGGCCGCAGCCCTCGATGCCGAGCGCCCTGCGGCCGAATCCGCGTGCGCCTGCCCGCTGCCGGTGTCGCCGCAAGCCCCCGTGGGGGTGCTCCGGTGAAGCCCGGCGACGCGGTCACCATTCACCAGCTCCTGGGACGCATCTCCTACTTCCACATCCTGTTCGTCGAACCCGCTCTCGCCTCCAGCAGGCAGCCCGGAGAGGGCGAGGCCTGCTGCAATCACAGGGACAATGCCGGATGCAGACAGCCAGACGTCGGTACCGTGCTGGCCAGTACCGCTTGGGCAGTCCTCGACGAGATCGCGACCACCCTCGGCGAGTACCTCCGCCTCTGCCCTGACTCCGGCCACCAGTGCTGCGCGGCATGCCGCATCGCGGTCTCCGGCGCCGCTATCGCCCAGGCATGGACAGTCACCGAACACCGCTCGTACGACCTGCCGCTGCCCCTGGACCCCCTCGTGCGGGCCTGCCGCACCACATTCGCAGCCCGTCTCGCCCTCGTCTTCGCCCAGCAGCACGGGATCTCGTGCGGCGCCCTGGCCCAGGCCGAGTCACCTGACGCCGGCCTGCTGCCCGACAGCGGCGACCTGCCGTTGACCGGAGAGCTCCTCGCCCTGTGGCAGGACCCGCTGGCCGCCACCCGGAGCCCGGTCGTCAGCTGGCTCAACCACTGCACGGACCTAAAGGACATCCACCGCGTGCTCCAGCAAGGGGGGATCACGAAATGATCCACATAGCCGAGACCGTCGGCGTCGGAAGCATCGAGAGCTTCCTCAGCGACGCCGAGCGTGCCCACCTCTCCGACCTGATGAACGACGTCCTGACCAGCGGCGGCACCAGCCGCTTCGGTGACGAGCGCCGGACCTCCATCCACGAAATCCCCGGCCACAGCCCCGAAGAGGCCATGGCCGTCTACGAGCCGGCCGGACGCGTCGAGATCCCCTCGATCCCCGAAGCCGCCGAGAAGCTCCTGGGTGACGCCTTCGAACGCGCTCGCCCGGCCCTCTCCCGCGTCATGCCCTCGATCACCCTCTGCCGCCCGTGGACGTACGTCGAGTACGGCGTGGGCCAGCACATCACCAGCCACCTCGACGGCATCGCCCCCGACCCGCTCGCCTGGCCCCGCCAGATCGCCGGCATCAGCGTCGTGATCACCCAGGCCGACGCCGGAGGCGACTTCTACGTCGAGACCGCCTCCAACGACCGGCTGTGGAACGGCAAGGCCCCCGAGGCCGCCTCGAACGGCTACGCGGAGGGCATGTGGCTGGCCCACGACGGAGCCGACAACTCCGCGACCTGGTTCCAGCAGATGGCCCGCACCCGCTGGAGCGTCGCCCCGGCCCCCGGTACCGCCCTGCTGTACGGCTCCCAGCTCGCGCACGGAACCCTTCCGGTCACCGCCGGCCGGGTCGCCAAGTTCATCAGCTGGCTCATCGCCGAACCCACCGCGGCCAGGTGAGCGCGTGCTCCTGGCCTTGGAAGGCATAGCCGGCGCCGGAAAGAGCACCCTGCGAGACCGGCTCCTGGCCACCGCCCACGCCGAGGACATCCCCCTCAGCCACATCGGCCAGTTCTCCTGGCTCTCCCACTCGGCCACTCGCACGTTGATCCGACTGCGGGCCGGGCACGGCGGAGCCGAGCAGGAGGCCATCGAGGCCGCCGCCCAGGACCTGGCCCTGCACTCCCGCTTCAACATCGCCGTCGCCCTCACCGAGGGCCCGGTCCTCGCCGACCGGCTCACCCTCTCCACCGCCTGCCTGCTTGCCCTGCTCCACGGGCAGCCCGTCGACTCGTACGTCGAGCGCCTTGCCGAGCAGACCCAGGCCCGTCCGCAGCTGACCGTTCTGCTGACCACCGGGCCCGACATCTGCCACACCCGCATCACTCGACGCGCGACAGAGCGCCGGTTCACCGAGCAGCCCGAGGCCGCCGCCCGGCTGGCCGACCTCTACAACGAGGCCGCAGACGCCTGGACCAAGGTCACCGGCTTGCCCGTGCTGAAGCACGCCTGCACGACCCATGCCGATCTCGAAGCCCTGGTCGATGCCTGCATGGAGGACCTCCGCTCGGCCGGCACCCCCGCGGCCACGAAGAAGGAACCGAGTCGATGAACCTGCACCCGATGCATCCCGCAGCCTGGGTCCTCGATCAGCTCCGCACGGACGGCTGGCGCATCAGCGACCTGCTCGCGTTCACGCGGGCCAGCACCCTGGTCAGAGCAGGCCGCCCTGGCCAAGAGGACGTCGTACTGAAGGCGGGCTTCGGCAGCAACCACGTCCTGGCCGAGCTTGACCCCAGCGAGAGGCCCGCCGCGTACGGCTTCTACTGGTACGCACAGATGACCGAGACCGAACGCGCCCTCACCCGCGCAGACTTTTGCCACGAGGCGGAGCTGACCGCCGCTGCCGGAGGGACCGATCACATCGTCCCGCTGCTGGAACGGGGCAGCTCGGAGCGGTTCGACTGGTACACCATGCCGCACTGCGACGGCGGGAACTTCCGGACCTTCATGACCTCGTCCAAGGACACCGGCAAGGGCCTCGGCGTCCTCGCCGACGTCGCAGACGGCCTGGCAAACCTGCACCAGCGCGGAATCGTCCACCGCGACGTCTACCAGGAGAACATCCTCATCAACCAGGGTCGGGGCCTGATCACCGACCTCGGAGCCGCCCGCCGCCTGTCCGCCCCGCGCGGGCCGGAACGCCGCGGCCCCGAGGTCCACTGGCCGCCGGAGTACCTAACCGGCTACCACGAGGCCACCCCGGCAGCCGATGTCTTCAGCCTCGCTGTCCTCGTCTACCGCTACCTGTGCGCGGACATCCCCCGTCTGGCCGGCCGCACCAACCTGCCCCTCATCCCGGAGCCCCTGCGCAGCGTGGTGACCGCCGCGCTCTCCGAGGACGCGGACCACCGGCCCGCCATGAACGACCTGCGCACCGTGCTCCGCACCGCGGCTGCCCTGCACCAGCGCTGACCAACACGAGGGAGCCCCTCATGCCCAGGGCGAGATCTCCGCCCGGTCTCCGGCACCACAGCGCACAGCAAGTGGAACAAGCCGAAGCCAACGAGACCGAAAGGCGGAACACCCAATGAACCAGGACCGCATCGCCGACTTCCTCGCCAACGTCGAGGACCTGCGCGGCGAGGACGAGACCGTCCGTACCACCGCCCACACCTCCAGCGTCTCGGCCGAGGGCTGGCCGGCGGCCGAGGCGGAGACCACCACCGCCTGAACACCCGCAGCCGCCCGGCGCTCTGAGCGCCGCTGGTGAACACCCCCGGGGCCGGGCCGCCAGCACCTGCGGCCCGGCCCCGGGCCCACCGAACAGGAGAGCCGCCTCATGCACACCCTCGCCGCCCTCTTCGACCTCCCACCGATCGACCGCCTGCACCACGAGCGCACGCAGCGAATCCACGCGGTCATCCGCCCCGGAGCCCAGGCGCATCAGTCCATTACCAGTACAGCAGCCGACTACTGCCTGGCCCACCACGCCCTCGAAGGAGCCGAAGCCGCCGCCCGCGCCGGCGATGCCTCGACCTTCGACTGGTACGTCGCCCACCCCGACGCGGGTGCCACCACGGGCTCCGTCCCCACAGTGGTCGGCGCCCGCGTGGTCATCGCGCCCACACTCGCCGACCTACCCCGATCCGCGATCTCCGAGACCCCCTACTACGTCCTGGGCCCTGGTACCGAACCCGCTCAGCCTCACCTGTGCAATCTCGCGGCCGACGCCTACGCCAGCGCTACACGAGCGGGCTTCGGCGACCTGCTCGCCGCGCACGCCGTCGTCCTGTGCCTGCTGCGGACGAAGAACCTCAGCGAGACCCTCGATAGCTGGACCATCAGCCGCCTGCCCGGCACGGTCTTCATGGACCACGTCGACGACCCGGTCGTCCTGGCCCGCGACCTGATCCACGAGGCCGGGCACAACTGGCTGAACGACGCGCTCGCGGCAACGGCATGCAAGATCAGCGACACCGCCCACTTCCACTCCCCGTGGAAGCAGACGATGCGGCCAGCGTTCGGCTTCCTCCACGCCTGCTGGGCGTTCCCGCTCACCATGTTGTTCACCGCCCAAGCGCTGAACAGCACCACGGGAGACCTGCACCGGTTCCTGACCACGTACCTCGACCAGCAGCGAAGCCTCCTCGCCAGCACGGCGCCCCATCACGCCTGCGCTCTGGAGCTGATCAGCGACGACGGTCTCCGCCACCGCCTCGCTGCCGCCCACCACCAGGCCCTCGCCCTGTGAACGCGCCCCGCGACGAACAGCCTGGCCTGTCCCTGCTGCTCCACCGGCCAGGCGAAGAGCCCACCCTTCTCCACACCGGTCTGGCCAGCCTCGAACACGGACTGCCCATCGGACCGGACACCACGTTCAACGTCGGCTCGGTCGCGAAGGAGATCACCGCCCACCTGATCCTGCTCGCGGCGCATGATGATCTCCTGCACCTGGACCAGCAGGCTGCGGACCTGCTGCCCCGGCTCAAGATCAGCGATGTCACCGTCGCGGACCTCGTCACCCATCGATCGGGCATACGCGACGCTGAGTCCCTGCTCTCCCTCGCTGGCTTCCGTGAACTCGACCACTACACGGCAGACGACCTGCGAACCCTCGCCTACCGCCAAGACCAGCGCGCCGTCCCCAAAGGCCGCTTCCTCTACAGCAACACCAACTACCTCCTCCTGGCCGAGATCCTCGAAACGGTCCACCGCACCACGCTGCCCGAACTCGCCCGGCACCGCATTTTCGGCCCGCTCGGCATGCACGCCACCCACTTCAAGGCGGACCCGCGCCAGGTCATCCCCGGAGCTGCATCCGCCTACCAGGCCATCCACCAAGGCTGGCAGCACACAGAAGCACCGGTCACCCTGCCCGGCCCGGGAACCCTATGGACCACCGCCGGCGACCTCGACCGCTGGCTCACCCACCTCCACCAGCACTGGCAGCACCCCCACCAGCTCCCCTGGCAGGAAACAGTCGCCTACGAGCCCAGCGACCACGAGCCCTATCTCTACGGCCCCGGGCTCTACGCCGACGCCCGCCCCGGCCGCATTGCCGTCTTCCACTACGGCCACGAACAGGGCTTCTCCGCCGCTGCCCACGTGGAAGCATCAGGGCTACGCGTGATCGCCCTGTCCAACACTGCCGGGCTCTCGGCCGACCGCGTCACCGCCGCCATCCTCAGAGACCTGCACCAACAGCCGACCCTGGCTCCGAAGGAGGTCCTCGTCCGCGCAACAGCCCGGGAACGAACCCCAAGCACTGCCATACGAGACCAGCCCGCGCCCAACGACCGCGACCAGCACACGGAGCTCGGCACCTTCACCTGCGACCAAGTACCCGGCAGCCTGCGCCTCACCCTCAGAGCCGACGCTCTCCACCTGTGGCGCCGAGGGACATGCGACCAGCTCACCCCCACGGGCTCTGGCACCTACGTCGGCAACGGCCACACCCTCACCATGCCAACCAACACCGACCAGGTGGACCGCTTCGCCCTCGACCTCGACCGCGCACCCGGACTCACCTACATCCGCCAGTAGTTACCGCCTCGAGGCACCAATCTGGCTTCCCCATCCGATGAAGAAGACCCCGCCGACCGCAGCGACTCAGTGGTGATCGAGTAGTGGCGACGCTGGCCAGCGCTGCACTGCCATGCGGGCACTGCTCGGACCCGAGCACGGCGCCAGCGCCTTCACACTGACTGGGGTGGGCGTGGACTCGAACGACTGTCTCAGCGTGAAGCTCGGTGCTCGCTGAGGCTCAGCAGAAATCCGCCGAACTGCGGCAACGGCGCACTGCAGCTGCTGGTCGCAGCGGCGCGATCTCCAGATCGGGCGCCTAACCTCCATAGCGTTCGAGTCTGGATGGTGGTTGCTCCGGCCCGTCGACTGCGTTTTGCTGGGAGGCATGGCACAGTCCCTCACCCCTCAGGCTCTGAAGCAGCAGCGTGGGTTCCGAGGTATGAGCGTGAACGAGCTGGCCGAAGCCACTGGTGTCTCACCTGCGTCCGTACGCCGCTGGGAGGCCGGAACACAAGCTGTAGGCGACCGAACTTTCGGGCGCCTACTGAAGGTGCTGCGCTGTGATGCGCAAGATTTGACTGCAGGCGAACGGGGGACCGAGACGCTGCAGGATCTGCGCCGTCGGGCGGGTATGAGCACCGCCGAGGTCGCTTCGCTGCTTCGCCGCAAGCGAGCATCGCAAGATCTGCACATCAGCGCTGAGAAAGTGCGTGATCTTGAATGTGGCCGCCTGGTGCGCGGGCGGACTTGGCTGTCGCCCGAAACCCAAGGCCGAGTGGCACGGATGCTGGCCCAGGTCTACGGAATTCCTGACCGCGTAGTCATCGATGCCTGGCGCCGCACGCGCCCGAACGACGCGGCCCCCGAGCTTCCAACTCGTCGACCTCGCAACGCGTCCGAGAGAGCACTGACAACCTGGTGTGAGCTCAACGAGCGGCAGCGCAGCTACCTGACGTGCATCTTCCACCAGGATCAGGAGGAGGAAGAGGAACAGCGCCAAAATCGCTATGCGGGAGCGGTCCAGCAGCCGGCTGCAGCATGGCGACGGCTGACCCTGGCACTCAGTGCCCCGGCCGACCTTGTCGGCTTCACCCGTATCCAAGAGCGGCTCCGGGAGGCCGACATTCACGATCCGGGGGCCGGATCCTCCGTGAGCGCGCTGGAGAGACGGGGGCTGATCACTGTCTACCGGGACCGCCTGTATGTCGATGGCATAGGAGAGGTTCCACGTACACGCGTCGAGATGACGCGGCATGGCCGAGCGGTCGCACGCGCAGCGCTCGGGGTTACGCCGGTTCCAACACCACCCGCAGCACTACTGTCGCCGTGGCTATGGAAAATCGTGGTTCGTGTCGCGCGGGCAGGGACGCAAGGTGTGGACGGCAGCCTCGCCGGACGGGGACCGCACTACCTTGCCGTGGGTCAGAGCCCCGACGGGCGCACACCCAGCCGCGGCTTCATCGTTCTACGTCTCCCGGACGGAGCGGACCACGGACCCTACCGCTGGTTCCTCACCGATTCCGGAGGACGCCATATCAAGGACCACATCGACACCTACCGGTCTTTGTATCCAAGCGTCGACGTTGATTCGATCGAAAAAACATTCATCTGATCACCCGATGGGGTGACACCGAGGTCCATTGTCAGTGGGGTGTCGTAGCCTCCCCACCGATGATGCGACACGGAGACACGACCACGGTCCAGCAGACCCATGTCCTGCTGGAAATCGTCAAGGCATTCGCGGTGTGTGAACACGCGGTGGCCACCGGGGAGCTGACTGGCCCCCGGCGTCTGGACCGCCTTATGGAAGCCCACGGGATTCTGATGGCCGCGTGTGGCCCCGGACACCACATCCCCTTCGATGAATTGATGGGCAGACTCACCGGTGAACGGGCAGGGTCCCTCGAGCGGTTGCTGCCCGAGTGGATCAACGCTGAGGAGCTCGCCGGCGTACGGCTCTTGGAGAGCGACGGCGTCGCAACCGAGGACGGCTTCGACTTCCGGCACGAGGCTCAGCGTGTCATGCGCGCCGCGGAGAAGGTCGGGAAGTTCAGCGGCCAGGTCACCAAGCCCAAGCTGGATGACGAGTACAGCCAAGAGTCCGTCTTCAGCGCGATCAAGGGCCCATTCTACGAAAGGCACCGCAGGACGCTGGTCGAGAACCCGACCGTGCCGAGGAAGGATCTGGCTAGCCTCAACCTGCCTTCCCGGGCCAACGACTTCTACCGCCCTATCGCTCAATACGCGCAGTACAGCGGCTGGTGGTGGCCCTGTCCGGCCTGTCAGTGGCCGATGAAGGTGACGACAGACCGATCCAGCGGGCGCATCCGCGGCCAAGTACGCTGCCTGTACCCCTGGCACGATGAGACAGGCGCGTCGTATGAGTTCGTCGTGACCACTCGCCGGAAAGCGGCACCCGAGCTGCACCCGACGTTCGAGTGCCGAGTGCCGTCGGGCCGCTTCGCCCCGCTGTGGACCGGTGCCGTTCCGCTCGTGCCGGAGGCCCGAGCGGTGGCGGATATGGTCGTGCTCGTGCGGCCCGTGTGGCGATACACCGTGGTACCCGGACTTCCCGAGCTGGCCCTGCATCGAGCAGTCTCGGCCAGCCTCGAGGGCACGCCCTGGACGTCGCACCTGTGGCCCAACGGGGATCAGTGCGACCTGTGGATCACTCATGCCGACAACGATGAACCCCGGTTCATGGCCGACTTCAAGGACTACACCTGGTCCAACCATCTAGTCAGCAAACTCGACCTGGACGGCGGTGACCGAGGCGGCGCCGAGTATTTGGTGGTGCCCGACCATCGCAGGGAGCAAGTGGACCAGCTCGATGTGGTGTGCCGCAGACACAGCATGAAAGCGGCGATGACCGCGACGGAATACCTGGAGATGGTCATTAATCAGGCCAAGGGGGGCCAGGCATGAGCGGCGACATGACGGGCACGGAGGCCGGCCTCGCCGGAGCACTTGCGCTGGCCGCCCACTACTTCCCACGCAAGGACGACGAGGGACACGTTCTGGCCGGCTTCGAGGAAGCCACGTTCTTCGCGCACCGAAAGCCGCAAGCCTGGTCCGAATGGGCGAACTTGCCCACCAGTGAGCGAAACCTCATCCGTCAGGTCATGACCTTGATGGCCCAGGAGTGGACGGATCCGAAGAAACTCCGGACCTCGGTGCTCGCCATGCTCGGAGTCCTGTCATCAGAACCAGACATCGCCGACCGCTCCGGAGGCTCGCTGCGTTTGCCTCCCGGAGATCCACACCTGGCGGACGCAGCGATCCCACGGATGGGGGGTGACTTTCTCGGCTACGTACAACGCGTCACCGGCCCCTTCTTCACCTTCGGCAAGCGCCCCAAGGCCCAGGCGTTCGCCGGCCCGGGAAAGCTGAAGACGAGGACTGCCTACCTGGGCCCGGAGCACGGCACGACCAGCAGGGAGATCTTCATCCCGGCCACGCCCGACTTTCGGGAAGCACCCGGACATGAGTTCCTGCCTCAGGTGCGCACTAGGCCGCCGCGTGACCGGGTCGCACCGACCGTGGAGCAGCTCTTGGAGGTCGCCAAGACGCTCAGCAGGCAGGACAAGAGCGTCCGCTACCTACACAGGGTGCTCAAGCGGTTCTTCAAGAGCATGAAGACGACGACGGGCGCGATGACCGAACTCGACCTGACTGCTGGCGATCTGCAGCTGCTAAACGCTCCCACGGGAAGCGGCAAGACCGTCCTGGTGAGGGTTCTGGCCTCATGGGCTGCTCTGAACGACCGGCGCATCGCTCTCGCCGTCACAGACGTCCGGGCCACCTTGGAGATGGCCTGGGACATCAACAACGACCTGACCTATCTCCACAAGATCAAACGTCTCACCGAGCCCACTCACTGCACGCCGTTGATGTCCCCGTCAAGCATGCACCGGCGCGCCATGGACTATGCAGCCCTGGGCACCTCCACCCAGATCGACGAGTGGGACCGTCGCGCCAGGACGGACATCGGCCTTCTGTCGACCGGATGCGCACAGCGCGCGCTGATGGACCCGCCCACCCTGTACCCCTACGGGGAAGAGAACTGCACCTCGTTGACCTCAGAGGCCAGCGGCTCCAACCGGCTGACCTGCCCGTTCGCACCGACGTGCGGCAAATTTCAGCAGTTCTATCGGGCCACCAACGCGGCCGTTATCGTCACCAACCACGCAAACCTACTCGAAGGACGCACTCGCATCGGTGTCGTGCTGGACGGGCAGGAGTTCCGCGGTCAGGCGCGCGGCACCCGGGGCATGAGCGTCCTGGAGATGACCCTGCGCGCCTGCGATGCCCTGGTGATCGACGAGATCGACGCCTTCCAGACGGCAGCGATCAGCCGCTGCACTTCGGAAATCACTCTCGCCTCCCGGAAGAGGACAACCGCACTGCGGGAGATCGACTCCGACGCGAAGAACCTTCCCGTTGTCCACGAGATGGGGCTCGTCTCACCGGTCAGCCATGCCCGCCTCATGGCCGAGATGCTGCTGCTGTGGCTCTGCTCCGGACGTGGGCTGAAGCTGAATCCCGGCAACGAAACGGACGGCCCCGACGGCGCCGGCCGCGACAACACCGGCTGGCGGTTGGCCCACTCACGGGACCGCGAGATCCTCCAGATCCTCTTCCCCGAAGCGACTGCGGCCGAGGACATCCCGCCCGAGCTGTTCGCCTTCCTCAACGAGATCATGCCCGCCCGCTGGTACGGCTCCGAGCCGGACGAGGAAGAGTTCGACCTCCCCGAAGGCGCGGACTGGGACGCCGTTCGGACCGCCCTGATCGCGCTCACAGCGCAGCGCGGCCAGGACCACCTCACGGACACCCGCGACGAGATGCGCAAGCTTCTCCTCGGGCTCGTGCCCGACGCGCATCGGCAGGCTGCTGTGATCAACCTGCTGGTCACCCGGACGGTACTGCGCGAACTCGACGGCGCACTCGACGAACTGCGCGCGCAGGCACAGACCCTGCGTTACCTGGACCTGGGCTCGGTCCGCAAGATCCTTGAGACCATGCGCAGCAGCACGGTGGCCACCCTGTACCCCCTGGCGATGTTGGGCCGCTCCATCCACGGCTACCAGGTCAAAGGCGTGGACAACAAAGAGAAGGAAGCCGAGCTCCTCTCCCGGTCGTTCGGAGGCGATCCGCATACGTTCGTCTCCGAACTAGGCGGCCTCACATCGCTGTTGACCGCCGGCGTGCAGCGGCCCGTCATGGGACTGTCGGCCACCGCCTACCTGCCGCAGGCCGTGCAGGAGCACATCCACGCCCCGGTGCGATGGTGGCTGCCCGATACACGCCCCGAATCCATCGTCACCCTCGCAACCCCGGTACGCAGTGGCGCCGGCGACGCGATGCGTATCGGTGGTCTGCCACCGGAACTGAAACCCAACGCCCTTCGAGATCTCGGGCGGGGTCTCTACGAGCAGCAGCTCGCCCGACGCCTGACCCACCTGGAGAAACGGGAGCCGGAGCGAGCCCGTGTCATTCTCACCGTCAACTCCTACGAGCAGGCCGCCCACCTCGCTTCCGGAGTGGCGCAAGCCGACGGTCTGAACCACCGAGTCTGCCTACTCGTGAAGAAGGCAGAGAAGCAGAACTACGAGGAGCACCTGCCTCCGCACGTGGACAGGATGGTCCGCGAAGAACTGAAGGACTTTCCCAACCGCGGGGAAATCCTGATCGCCCCCCTCGCTGTCATCGGACGAGGTCTGAACATCGTCGTAGGCACACGCTCTGCCGTCCGCGACATCTACCTCTGCGTCCGGCCCGTCCTCAGCATCGAGGACACCGACTGGATGCACGCGAGCGTCAACGCCGCCGGCATCAACACCCTCCCTGTCGGCGGCAGCGATACCCCGCTGGCCGAGTTGCGCAGCGCCGGGGAAGCCTCCTGGAAGCAACTCTCCAAGATCCTCCGCTCCCCGGCCCGGTTCTCCAACATGGACCACGACCTGCGCAAAGAACTCGTCGCAGGAATGCTCGTCCTGCTCATCCAGCTCGCCGGACGAGCCCGCCGCGGCGAAACCGACATGACCCTGCACATCGTGGACCACGCCATCCACGACCAGAAGTTCAGCTCTGACCTAGCCACGATCATCAAGCAGATCTACGCCGACTGGAACCCCGAGCAGCGCGCAATCATGAATGAGCTCTACGGTCAAGCGCTTCAGGCATTTCTCACCTACGCAGGACTCGATCGCGAGATGCTCTGAACGACCTACATCTGCCCCTGCCCTCCCGGGTGCAGGTGGGGGCTGCTTTCCCTGCCCGGCAGAAAAGCCGAGAGAAGAGGTAAGACCGTCCATGGGGCGTCGCAGCACTCAGCGGGATCTCACCGCACACACCACATCGATCAAGTGCACCCCACAGCTCCTGGACGGCATGACCGCCCTGGTCTGGGACTTCGGTGACTACCACTCGCCCACGCGCAGAGCCTGGCGCGACCTGGGCAGCACGGCCACCCGCAACAGCAAGCGGATCGCAGGGGTAGAGGACTCCGACCCTTTCCTGATTCCGTACTCCATCGCGGTCACCGTTCTCCAGCAGATCACCGACGGGTACGTGTACCTGGACAGAAACCTGGCGTTCATGGTGACGCTCAGCCCCGTGGAACC
Coding sequences within:
- a CDS encoding radical SAM/SPASM domain-containing protein, with translation MNLSTEQRHTIDGLYQSLDADDTSTAVSVIVKTRGETCDIDCLYCYEKRKEAPGGARVSADQIRRLASIFKGRKLAVELHGGEPLTAGREHIGEILAELAGMPQVVRVNLQTNGVLLDADWINMFDDLCPDLRIGISLDGDAQGNAWRVGYDGKPVYPRVVAALNLLAERGRSVGVIAAVTPAVLDRAEEVLDHLAGFGSVNAISFVPCFDSTIRRSTALPSRRKSASRLLQQAAVNAADGPAWAIRPDEYAQFVLAATAHWITAGHFARIKLEPAVSTVRRLRGLTTGFCHFSDLKCDHVFTLYPDGRLGSCDELPWPQARLTQLESTADEHEVVRAQQDSLLLNQGKALMDKCTTCDYRTNCGGGCIATRWRQDPANDHDAYCDYRMRMIDGVAALLAQPAQPAGAWCQSLRWRPRTPNSMRDVNAFLTSWDTPDLVGNEVRLHTSEHGNINTVGLAGIHEADDLAPAHPMWRAAIEPGVWPLVDTVTRAWGLVTYDSCQGHQYTGVDLAPTGLRIGLLPRDRQEYARIAAALCRAATFASALLPAGIEVNVGRSELTCENTGTTTPVLDLSLDPGSGQGWDGYFARLNEATAVLAAALDAERPAAESACACPLPVSPQAPVGVLR
- a CDS encoding protein kinase domain-containing protein, translated to MNLHPMHPAAWVLDQLRTDGWRISDLLAFTRASTLVRAGRPGQEDVVLKAGFGSNHVLAELDPSERPAAYGFYWYAQMTETERALTRADFCHEAELTAAAGGTDHIVPLLERGSSERFDWYTMPHCDGGNFRTFMTSSKDTGKGLGVLADVADGLANLHQRGIVHRDVYQENILINQGRGLITDLGAARRLSAPRGPERRGPEVHWPPEYLTGYHEATPAADVFSLAVLVYRYLCADIPRLAGRTNLPLIPEPLRSVVTAALSEDADHRPAMNDLRTVLRTAAALHQR
- a CDS encoding aKG-HExxH-type peptide beta-hydroxylase, producing the protein MHTLAALFDLPPIDRLHHERTQRIHAVIRPGAQAHQSITSTAADYCLAHHALEGAEAAARAGDASTFDWYVAHPDAGATTGSVPTVVGARVVIAPTLADLPRSAISETPYYVLGPGTEPAQPHLCNLAADAYASATRAGFGDLLAAHAVVLCLLRTKNLSETLDSWTISRLPGTVFMDHVDDPVVLARDLIHEAGHNWLNDALAATACKISDTAHFHSPWKQTMRPAFGFLHACWAFPLTMLFTAQALNSTTGDLHRFLTTYLDQQRSLLASTAPHHACALELISDDGLRHRLAAAHHQALAL
- a CDS encoding serine hydrolase domain-containing protein, whose protein sequence is MNAPRDEQPGLSLLLHRPGEEPTLLHTGLASLEHGLPIGPDTTFNVGSVAKEITAHLILLAAHDDLLHLDQQAADLLPRLKISDVTVADLVTHRSGIRDAESLLSLAGFRELDHYTADDLRTLAYRQDQRAVPKGRFLYSNTNYLLLAEILETVHRTTLPELARHRIFGPLGMHATHFKADPRQVIPGAASAYQAIHQGWQHTEAPVTLPGPGTLWTTAGDLDRWLTHLHQHWQHPHQLPWQETVAYEPSDHEPYLYGPGLYADARPGRIAVFHYGHEQGFSAAAHVEASGLRVIALSNTAGLSADRVTAAILRDLHQQPTLAPKEVLVRATARERTPSTAIRDQPAPNDRDQHTELGTFTCDQVPGSLRLTLRADALHLWRRGTCDQLTPTGSGTYVGNGHTLTMPTNTDQVDRFALDLDRAPGLTYIRQ
- a CDS encoding helix-turn-helix domain-containing protein — protein: MAQSLTPQALKQQRGFRGMSVNELAEATGVSPASVRRWEAGTQAVGDRTFGRLLKVLRCDAQDLTAGERGTETLQDLRRRAGMSTAEVASLLRRKRASQDLHISAEKVRDLECGRLVRGRTWLSPETQGRVARMLAQVYGIPDRVVIDAWRRTRPNDAAPELPTRRPRNASERALTTWCELNERQRSYLTCIFHQDQEEEEEQRQNRYAGAVQQPAAAWRRLTLALSAPADLVGFTRIQERLREADIHDPGAGSSVSALERRGLITVYRDRLYVDGIGEVPRTRVEMTRHGRAVARAALGVTPVPTPPAALLSPWLWKIVVRVARAGTQGVDGSLAGRGPHYLAVGQSPDGRTPSRGFIVLRLPDGADHGPYRWFLTDSGGRHIKDHIDTYRSLYPSVDVDSIEKTFI
- a CDS encoding restriction endonuclease-related protein is translated as MMRHGDTTTVQQTHVLLEIVKAFAVCEHAVATGELTGPRRLDRLMEAHGILMAACGPGHHIPFDELMGRLTGERAGSLERLLPEWINAEELAGVRLLESDGVATEDGFDFRHEAQRVMRAAEKVGKFSGQVTKPKLDDEYSQESVFSAIKGPFYERHRRTLVENPTVPRKDLASLNLPSRANDFYRPIAQYAQYSGWWWPCPACQWPMKVTTDRSSGRIRGQVRCLYPWHDETGASYEFVVTTRRKAAPELHPTFECRVPSGRFAPLWTGAVPLVPEARAVADMVVLVRPVWRYTVVPGLPELALHRAVSASLEGTPWTSHLWPNGDQCDLWITHADNDEPRFMADFKDYTWSNHLVSKLDLDGGDRGGAEYLVVPDHRREQVDQLDVVCRRHSMKAAMTATEYLEMVINQAKGGQA